TCACCATCTACTCCGATTGCAATTCTCAAACCAAAGTGTCTGCCCTAAGTTGCTGAAAAGATTAAGCCAATATCCGGAGCGTGATCTCGGCTTACTTTTTTTGGGAGTCGTGCTACCTCAGAGCTATGAAATATGAAATCGCAATTCTCGCAAACCAGTGTCTGGCAAGGCTTTCCAAGCGATTCTCTTTTTCCACTTCAGTGCCGCAGCAAAGTCTCCCATGCGTCGTTTTCCCTCAAACCCCTTCCATGGATGTTGCGATTCGCCAACTGCTCGCAATAACGCTGAGCAATCACACTCGATTCGGCGTATCATGTCCGCCGCGTATCCCGTCGCGCAACGAAAAGAATCAGCCCCGGCCCCGCAACTGTTTCGCAAACCTCGATTCGGCAGGAGCACGAAGAACGAATCACGAAGAGCCGTTTCTATGAATTTGTCCCCCGCAACATCTGTCACTAGTTCGGGTGATAACAATCACAGCCGCGACTATCCGCCGCGCCTGTAATGCCCCTGTTCGCGCAAGTTCTGATTGCGCAGAACTGAAAAGTCCAAGTCACACCTCTCAAGTCGCGAGCTCATCTTCTACCGCTCTCGACTTCCGACTTGCGACCTGCGACTCAAGGAGAATTCACATGAGTGCTGGCATAATGCCGCCGGCCGTCATCAAGACACCGAGCGACTACGTCAAGGAAGTAATGACCCTGGTCAAGGCGAAGAATCCAGCCGAGCCCGAATTTCATCAGGCCGTCCAGGAAGTCTTCGACTCTCTCCGACTCGTGTTGGAGCGGCACCCCGAATACATTTCGCACAAAATTCTTGAGCGCATCACGGAGCCCGAACGCGTACTCATGTTCCGCGTTCCGTGGTTCGATGACCATGGCAATGTCCAGGTCAATCGCGGCTTCCGCATCGAGATGAATAGCGCGATCGGCCCCTACAAAGGCGGACTCCGCTTCCACCCCTCGGTCAACCTCGGTATCCTTAAATTCCTCGCCTTTGAACAGGTCTTCAAGAACTCCCTGACTACTCTTCCCATGGGCGGCGGCAAAGGCGGTTCCGACTTCGATCCCAAGGGCAAGAGTGACTCGGAAGTCATGCGTTTCTGCCAGAGCTTCATGACCGAACTCCAGCGTCACATCGGCCCCGACACTGACGTCCCGGCTGGCGACATCGGTGTGGGCGGCCGTGAAATTGGCTTTATGTTCGGCCAGTACAAGCGTCTTCGCAATGAATTCAGCGGCGTTCTCACCGGCAAAGGCCTCAACTGGGGCGGCTCACTCATCCGTCCCGAAGCCACCGGCTACGGCTGCGTTTATTTCGCCGACGAGATGCTGAAGACCCGTAAGCAGACCTTTGAGGACAAGATCTGCCTCGTCTCCGGCTCCGGCAACGTCTCACAGTACACCATCGAGAAGCTGCTCGATCTCGGCGGAAAGCCCGTCACCGCGTCCGACTCCAACGGCGTCATCTACGATCCCGATGGAATCAATCGCGAAAAACTGGCCTACATCATGGACCTCAAGAACGCCAAGCGCGGACGCATCTCGCAGTATGCCGAGGTCTACAAGAAGGCCGTCTACATGCCGACTGACGGCAAGCTCGACCACAATCCGATCTGGAACATCAAGGGCGATTGCGCGTTCCCGAGTGCAACCCAGAACGAAATTAACGGCAAAGACGCTGCTAACCTCATCAAGAACGGCTGCAAGCTGGTCTCCGAAGGCGCCAATATGCCGAGCACCCTCGAAGCCACCCGCATGTTCATCGAGGCTGGCGTCCTCTACGGTCCCGCGAAGGCCGCGAACGCCGGTGGCGTCGCTACCTCCGGGCTCGAAATGTCGCAGAACAGCATGCGTCTCAACTGGACCCGCGAAGAAGTCGACGACCGGCTGCACAAGATCATGATCGCCATCCACAAGAATTGCTTCGAGACCGCCGAAAAGTACGGCACCCCGGGCAATCTCGTGAACGGCGCCAACATCGGTGGCTTCCTCAAGGTCGCCAACTCGATGCTCGATCAGGGCCTCGTGTAACCGGCAGAGACTCGCGTCGCGAAGTCTTCTGTACATTGCATTCCCGCGGGGTGGAAAATACTTCCACCCCGCAGTTTTGTTGGACCGCCGTTTTGCGGATGGCGGATTGCGTCTTTTGTAGTTGCTATTCGGCTAATTACTCGCTTTAGCTGAATGCTGACTGCTGAGTGCTGAATGCTAATCGCTAACACCGCCGAACAACTCTTCGAACGCTTCGAAAACCTCATGCCCTTCCGCGTGCAGGACATCCTGCTCGTCTCTTCCCTCTACGACTCTTTCATCCTGCGCGAAGACGGCCGCCTGAACGAGCTCATGATCGGCGAATCGCTCGAACTCAACCTTCAGCACATTCCGGGAATCACTCACGTCTCCAGCGGCGCCGAAGCCCTCGAACTTGCAAAACGCCAGCCGCGCTTCAACCTCATCGTGACCAATCTCGAACTCGGCGACATGGACGCCGCGCAACTCGCGCGCGAAGTCAAAGCCACCGGTCTCGACGTCCCCGTCGTC
This region of Terriglobia bacterium genomic DNA includes:
- the gdhA gene encoding NADP-specific glutamate dehydrogenase; protein product: MTLVKAKNPAEPEFHQAVQEVFDSLRLVLERHPEYISHKILERITEPERVLMFRVPWFDDHGNVQVNRGFRIEMNSAIGPYKGGLRFHPSVNLGILKFLAFEQVFKNSLTTLPMGGGKGGSDFDPKGKSDSEVMRFCQSFMTELQRHIGPDTDVPAGDIGVGGREIGFMFGQYKRLRNEFSGVLTGKGLNWGGSLIRPEATGYGCVYFADEMLKTRKQTFEDKICLVSGSGNVSQYTIEKLLDLGGKPVTASDSNGVIYDPDGINREKLAYIMDLKNAKRGRISQYAEVYKKAVYMPTDGKLDHNPIWNIKGDCAFPSATQNEINGKDAANLIKNGCKLVSEGANMPSTLEATRMFIEAGVLYGPAKAANAGGVATSGLEMSQNSMRLNWTREEVDDRLHKIMIAIHKNCFETAEKYGTPGNLVNGANIGGFLKVANSMLDQGLV